One region of Acidimicrobiales bacterium genomic DNA includes:
- a CDS encoding CapA family protein codes for MEHDPADGSPERPEGEARRRQLSRRELLRAGVALPALGLPFAAACGGGHTGAGQRVPATTAPADQTTPNPPGPRGPRGSGQPVRFAFGGDVHFPAERDTTDAGAISPVVLADQLRSDPTHLLAPIAPVLSGADLSMVNLETAITDRGAPVAGKNFHFRSPAESFVALKSAGVDVVNMANNHALDYGPVGMEDTFAAIASSKLPVVGIGSDATEAYAPYRTVIKGQRIAIFGAVDWLEPNLVTQWTATDTQPGLAFSIDRSRLVAAVSAVRPEVDTLVTFLHWGVEETHCASPEQETLAQALLGAGADIVVGSHAHRVFGAGRVGTSLVAYGLGNFVYWREDGESGRSGVLMVEATGRQVDAYSWVPARITDGVPVPSTGGAATADLADWASRRNCSGLSA; via the coding sequence GTGGAACACGACCCCGCCGACGGATCCCCGGAGAGGCCCGAAGGCGAAGCCCGGCGGCGCCAGCTGTCCCGGCGGGAGCTGCTCCGGGCGGGGGTGGCCCTACCGGCGCTGGGACTGCCGTTCGCCGCCGCCTGCGGCGGCGGTCACACCGGCGCCGGGCAGCGGGTTCCGGCGACGACTGCTCCCGCCGACCAGACCACTCCGAACCCGCCCGGACCGCGGGGGCCGCGTGGGAGCGGACAGCCGGTCAGGTTCGCCTTCGGAGGTGACGTGCACTTTCCCGCCGAACGCGACACGACCGATGCCGGGGCCATCTCCCCGGTCGTGCTGGCCGACCAGCTCCGGTCGGACCCGACCCACCTGCTGGCGCCCATCGCCCCCGTGCTCTCGGGCGCCGACCTGTCCATGGTCAACCTGGAGACGGCCATCACCGACAGGGGCGCGCCGGTAGCGGGCAAGAACTTCCACTTCCGGTCCCCGGCCGAGTCCTTCGTCGCCTTGAAGTCCGCCGGCGTCGACGTGGTCAACATGGCGAACAACCACGCCCTCGACTACGGGCCCGTCGGCATGGAGGACACCTTCGCCGCCATCGCCTCCTCCAAGCTTCCGGTCGTCGGGATCGGCAGCGACGCGACAGAGGCCTACGCGCCGTACCGTACGGTGATCAAGGGCCAGCGCATCGCCATCTTCGGCGCCGTCGACTGGCTCGAGCCGAACCTGGTCACGCAGTGGACGGCGACCGACACCCAGCCCGGCCTCGCCTTCTCGATCGACCGTTCGCGTCTCGTCGCCGCGGTGAGCGCGGTACGACCGGAGGTCGACACGCTGGTGACGTTCCTGCATTGGGGCGTCGAGGAGACGCACTGCGCCTCGCCCGAGCAGGAGACGCTCGCCCAGGCACTGCTCGGCGCCGGAGCCGACATCGTCGTCGGGAGCCACGCCCACCGCGTGTTCGGGGCCGGTCGGGTGGGCACGTCGCTCGTCGCCTACGGACTCGGCAACTTCGTGTACTGGCGCGAGGACGGCGAGTCGGGGCGCAGCGGGGTGCTGATGGTCGAGGCCACCGGTCGCCAGGTCGACGCCTACTCGTGGGTCCCCGCCCGCATCACCGACGGGGTGCCTGTCCCGTCGACCGGAGGCGCGGCAACGGCCGACCTGGCCGACTGGGCGAGCCGCCGTAACTGCAGCGGCCTCTCGGCGTAA
- a CDS encoding class I SAM-dependent methyltransferase yields the protein MASLRRAWDENANAWVRWAGAGHDSYWRFHGRRFLELLPPPGRLTVDIGSGEGRLGRELIGRGHRVVALDSSLLLARAAVSHKVPQPVVAADAAALPLRPGCADLVIAFMSLQDVDDFVAAISEAARLLAPQARLCIAIVHPLNSAGRFEGEREDRDAPFVVSGSYLAAHRYRDDIERDGMAMTFHSEHRPLEAYSRALEQAGLVIEAIREVTEEDPADRWSRIPLFLHIRASRRTS from the coding sequence ATGGCTTCCCTTCGGCGCGCCTGGGATGAGAACGCCAACGCCTGGGTGCGCTGGGCGGGCGCGGGTCACGACTCGTATTGGCGATTCCACGGCCGACGTTTCCTCGAGCTCCTACCACCACCGGGGCGGCTGACCGTCGACATCGGCTCCGGCGAGGGGCGACTGGGCCGGGAGCTGATCGGACGAGGCCACCGCGTGGTTGCCCTCGACTCGTCGCTTCTCCTCGCCCGCGCAGCCGTCAGCCACAAGGTTCCCCAGCCGGTGGTGGCGGCCGACGCTGCGGCACTGCCTCTGCGGCCCGGGTGTGCCGACCTCGTCATCGCCTTCATGTCCCTCCAGGACGTCGATGACTTCGTTGCCGCCATCTCGGAGGCGGCTCGGCTTCTCGCACCGCAGGCGCGGCTCTGCATCGCAATCGTCCACCCCCTCAACTCAGCGGGGCGGTTCGAAGGCGAGCGTGAGGACCGAGACGCGCCCTTCGTCGTCAGCGGGTCCTACCTGGCCGCCCATCGCTACCGTGACGACATCGAGCGGGACGGGATGGCGATGACGTTCCACAGCGAGCACCGGCCGCTCGAGGCGTATTCGCGGGCACTGGAGCAGGCAGGCCTCGTCATTGAAGCCATCCGCGAGGTGACCGAGGAGGATCCGGCCGATCGATGGTCGCGGATCCCGCTCTTCCTTCATATCCGCGCTTCCCGCCGGACATCATGA